The following proteins are co-located in the Ficedula albicollis isolate OC2 chromosome 27, FicAlb1.5, whole genome shotgun sequence genome:
- the LOC107604233 gene encoding leucine-rich repeat extensin-like protein 3 yields PPPPPPPPPPPPPPPPPPPPPPPPPPPPPPPPPPPPPPPPPPPPPPPPPPPPPPPPPPPPPPPPPPPPPPPPPPPPPPPPPPPPPPPPPPPPPPPPPPPPPPPPPPPPPPPPPPPPPPPPPPPPPPPPPPPPPPPPPPPPPPPPPPPPPPPPP; encoded by the coding sequence ccccccccccccccccccccccccccccccccccccccccccccccccccccccccccccccccccccccccccccccccccccccccccccccccccccccccccccccccccccccccccccccccccccccccccccccccccccccccccccccccccccccccccccccccccccccccccccccccccccccccccccccccccccccccccccccccccccccccccccccccccccccccccccccccccccccccccccccccccccccccccccccccccccccccccccccccccccccccccccccccccccccccccccccccccccccccccccccccccccccccccccccccccccccccccccccccccccccccccccccccccccccccccccccccccccccccccccccccccccccccccccccccccccccccccc
- the CCR7 gene encoding C-C chemokine receptor type 7, with protein sequence MDGGKQLKATLVLSLPLVFQFCAGDNVTDYYDSNSTIDYSMFEPLCEKKEVRNFRAAFLPAMYSLICLMGLLGNGLVMLTYIYYKRLKTMTDIYLLNLAVADILFLLTLPFWATSAATYWLFGSFACKAVYCICKMSFFSGMLLLLAISIDRYFAIVQAASAHRLRPRMIFISKVTCILIWLLAFILSTPELVHSGVNNSESNLRCSIIADDLQTFNTGIKVSQMVFGFLIPLLVMSFCYLIIIKTLLQARNFEKNKAIKVIIAVVIVFVVFQLPYNGVMLAKTISAFNQTSSCEESKKLDVADDVTYTLACFRCCLNPFLYAFIGVKFRTDLFKLLKELGCLSQQRLRLWQLTSCRDSKRTSFAMETETTTTFSP encoded by the exons ATGGATGGGG GCAAGCAGCTAAAGGCCACCCTTGTTCTCAGCCTGCCGCTTGTTTTTCAG ttctgtgctggggacaaTGTCACTGATTACTACGACTCCAACAGCACCATTGACTACAGCATGTTCGAGCCCCTGTGTGAGAAGAAGGAGGTCCGAAACTTCCGAGCTGCCTTCCTCCCAGCCATGTACAGCCTCATCTGCCtcatggggctgctggggaaCGGGCTGGTGATGCTCACCTACATCTACTACAAGAGGCTGAAGACCATGACAGACATCTACTTGCTGAACCTGGCTGTGGCAGACATCCTTTTCCTGCTGACCCTTCCCTTCTGGGCCACAAGTGCAGCCACATACTGGCTTTTTGGGAGCTTTGCCTGCAAAGCCGTCTACTGCATCTGCAAAATGAGTTTCTTCAGcgggatgctgctgctcctggccatcAGCATCGACAGGTACTTCGCCATCGTCCAGGCAGCCTCAGCCCATCGCCTGCGTCCCCGCATGATTTTCATCAGCAAGGTCACCTGCATCCTCATCTGGCTCCTGGCTTTCATCCTCTCCACCCCTGAGCTGGTTCACAGTGGTGTGAACAACTCTGAGAGCAATCTCCGTTGTTCCATCATTGCTGATGACTTGCAGACTTTCAACACTGGCATCAAAGTGTCCCAAATGGTGTTTGGCTTCTTAATTCCCCTCCTGGTCATGTCTTTCTGCTACCTCATCATCATCAAAACGTTACTCCAGGCTCGCAACTTCGAGAAGAACAAAGCCATCAAGGTCATCATTGCCGTGGTCATCGTCTTTGTCGTCTTCCAGCTGCCCTACAATGGTGTCATGTTGGCCAAGACCATTTCAGCCTTCAACCAGACCAGCTCCTGCGAGGAGAGCAAGAAGCTGGACGTGGCAGATGACGTTACCTACACCCTGGCCTGCTTCCGATGCTGCCTCAACCCCTTCCTCTACGCCTTCATCGGCGTCAAATTCCGCACCGACCTCTTCaagctgctgaaggagctgggctgcctgAGCCAGCAGCGCCT gcgCCTGTGGCAGCTCACGTCCTGCCGTGACAGCAAGAGAACCTCCTTTGCCATGGAGACTGAGACAACCACCACCTTCTCTCCCTGA